One Dictyoglomus thermophilum H-6-12 DNA window includes the following coding sequences:
- a CDS encoding ABC transporter substrate-binding protein codes for MRLNYTKIFIILFLLIILLGNTFSATKYNEAPSLAQLVKEGKLPPVEERLPKNPVVLKPYEEIGKYGGTWRRAWLGAGDRWGIARISMSACNLLRFSSDGKKVLPWLVDKYTVSKDGKIYTFHIREGIKWSDGEPFTTDDVIFWYEDIICNKDLTPNMPSQFVSSDGKSIAKFEKIDKYTFRIIFPEPKPLFIYDIPAQGWYMDTTHGSLSYYAPKHYLMQFHPKYTPMEKLEKMAKDAGFNKWYELFKFKDDWLQNPELPVTAPWKVVSKSPNEPVFVMERNPYYHVVDPEGNQLPYIDRVVHYLVSDAEMINMKAVAGEIDCQDRHMRVSNYSLFMENAQKGNYRVLKWASAVGADPAIFLNQNVKDPVKRKLFQDVRFRQALSLAINRDEINKILYMGLGTPMQAAIPKGAAYYDPSWEKAYAQYDPGRAKILLDAMGLKVGKDGFRIGPEGKPIELIISFTTYPGNANMSIMELIKSYWEKIGIKTIIKQVDRSLYVTNCNSGDIEIGVWVMDRCSNFILSPGRILGTITDGPWAPLYARWYWTKGKEGEEPTGDIRKLYELWDQVNQTTDATKRDILIRQIVALHRKNIWIIGTVGALPSLCIVKNNFRNVPEYLISDAPLFTPLNAFPEQFFIK; via the coding sequence ATGAGGTTAAATTACACTAAAATCTTTATTATTCTTTTTCTCCTCATTATTCTTCTTGGTAATACTTTTTCAGCAACAAAATATAATGAGGCACCTTCTCTTGCTCAACTGGTAAAAGAGGGTAAACTTCCTCCTGTAGAAGAGAGGCTTCCTAAAAATCCTGTAGTTTTAAAACCCTACGAAGAAATTGGTAAATATGGGGGGACTTGGAGGAGAGCTTGGCTTGGAGCGGGTGATAGATGGGGAATTGCAAGGATCTCTATGTCTGCCTGTAATCTTTTAAGATTTAGTTCTGATGGTAAAAAGGTTCTTCCTTGGCTTGTAGACAAGTATACAGTTTCAAAAGATGGTAAAATATATACCTTCCATATACGTGAAGGGATTAAGTGGTCCGATGGAGAGCCTTTTACTACCGATGATGTAATATTCTGGTATGAGGATATTATTTGTAATAAGGATTTAACTCCTAATATGCCTTCTCAATTTGTAAGCTCTGATGGAAAATCTATTGCTAAGTTTGAAAAAATTGATAAATATACTTTTAGAATAATTTTCCCCGAACCTAAGCCTCTATTCATTTATGATATTCCTGCTCAAGGGTGGTATATGGATACTACTCATGGCTCTCTTTCCTACTATGCTCCAAAACATTATTTAATGCAATTTCATCCTAAATATACACCTATGGAGAAACTTGAGAAGATGGCTAAGGATGCAGGCTTCAACAAATGGTATGAGCTTTTCAAGTTTAAAGATGATTGGTTACAAAATCCTGAACTTCCTGTGACTGCACCATGGAAAGTTGTAAGCAAGAGCCCCAATGAGCCTGTATTTGTAATGGAGAGAAACCCATACTACCATGTGGTAGATCCTGAAGGAAATCAGCTTCCCTATATTGATAGGGTAGTACATTACTTAGTAAGCGATGCAGAAATGATTAATATGAAGGCAGTGGCAGGAGAGATTGATTGTCAAGACAGGCATATGAGAGTTTCTAACTACTCGCTATTCATGGAAAATGCACAAAAAGGAAACTACAGAGTTTTAAAATGGGCATCTGCTGTTGGGGCTGATCCTGCGATATTCCTTAATCAAAATGTAAAAGATCCTGTAAAGAGGAAGCTCTTCCAAGATGTAAGATTTAGACAAGCACTATCCCTTGCCATAAATAGGGACGAAATAAATAAGATCCTATATATGGGACTTGGTACTCCAATGCAAGCAGCAATTCCTAAGGGTGCTGCTTATTATGATCCTTCTTGGGAAAAGGCATATGCTCAGTATGATCCTGGAAGGGCCAAAATATTGCTTGATGCTATGGGGCTTAAGGTTGGAAAAGATGGATTTAGAATTGGTCCTGAGGGTAAACCTATTGAGCTGATTATTAGTTTTACCACCTATCCAGGAAATGCAAATATGAGTATTATGGAGTTGATTAAGAGCTATTGGGAAAAGATAGGGATCAAGACCATAATCAAGCAAGTAGATAGAAGTTTGTATGTTACCAATTGTAACTCTGGAGATATTGAGATTGGTGTGTGGGTTATGGATAGGTGCTCCAACTTTATTTTAAGCCCTGGAAGAATATTAGGAACTATAACTGACGGTCCATGGGCTCCTCTTTATGCCAGATGGTATTGGACCAAGGGCAAGGAAGGAGAAGAACCTACAGGAGATATAAGAAAGCTTTATGAGTTGTGGGATCAAGTTAATCAAACTACAGATGCAACAAAGAGAGATATACTTATTAGGCAAATTGTTGCTCTCCATAGAAAGAACATATGGATTATAGGTACCGTGGGAGCACTTCCATCTCTCTGTATAGTAAAGAACAACTTTAGGAACGTTCCAGAATACTTAATAAGTGATGCTCCACTCTTTACTCCTTTGAACGCATTTCCTGAACAGTTCTTTATTAAATAG
- a CDS encoding ABC transporter permease, translated as MILKLMKKEWKELIKTGKLYALLFVFLFFSIGSPVVAKFTPDIIKSLASSSEMQGFIIQLPPPTWKDAFLQFFKNLNQIIFIVVVIVFMGSISEEKNKGTVSILLSLGVERKKWLLSKFFFQVFSTFILIISSYLICAYYTYFLFKEISIYNSLSATLLYLVYNLFILSLLTFSGTLAKNPLQTAGIFFVVFIIFNLLLIFPNLSSYNPMNLSSLENLWISKEVLWGDAFKNIFSTLFYSFVLVLVSIILFEKQEL; from the coding sequence ATGATATTGAAATTAATGAAAAAAGAATGGAAAGAACTTATTAAAACAGGTAAATTGTATGCACTTCTCTTTGTTTTTCTCTTTTTCTCTATAGGAAGTCCTGTAGTTGCGAAATTTACACCCGATATAATAAAGAGCTTAGCTTCGAGTTCTGAAATGCAGGGATTTATTATTCAACTTCCACCTCCTACCTGGAAGGACGCTTTCTTGCAATTTTTCAAAAACTTAAATCAAATAATTTTTATAGTAGTTGTGATAGTTTTTATGGGAAGTATTTCGGAAGAGAAAAATAAAGGTACGGTAAGTATATTACTTTCTCTTGGTGTTGAAAGAAAAAAATGGCTACTATCAAAGTTCTTTTTTCAGGTTTTTTCAACTTTTATTTTGATAATATCTTCTTACTTAATTTGTGCTTACTATACTTATTTCCTTTTTAAGGAGATCTCTATTTATAACTCCTTATCTGCGACTCTACTTTATTTGGTATATAACCTTTTTATTTTGTCTTTACTAACTTTCTCAGGAACCCTTGCTAAGAATCCTCTTCAGACTGCAGGGATTTTTTTTGTAGTCTTTATAATTTTCAATCTTCTTTTAATATTCCCTAATTTATCTAGTTATAATCCTATGAATCTTTCTTCTTTAGAAAATCTTTGGATTTCGAAAGAAGTATTATGGGGTGATGCTTTTAAAAATATCTTCTCTACTCTTTTTTACTCTTTTGTCTTGGTTTTAGTAAGTATTATTCTTTTTGAAAAACAGGAGTTGTAA
- a CDS encoding PLD nuclease N-terminal domain-containing protein, whose product MEGLRENFILFLPLLLIQLVFQILAIVDLIKRNKEEIRWENKIIWAIIILAFGILGPMAYFVFGRK is encoded by the coding sequence ATGGAAGGATTGAGAGAGAATTTTATTTTGTTTTTACCACTTCTTCTGATTCAATTAGTTTTTCAAATCTTAGCTATTGTTGATCTTATTAAGAGAAATAAGGAAGAAATTAGATGGGAAAATAAAATAATATGGGCTATAATTATTCTTGCTTTTGGAATTTTAGGTCCTATGGCTTATTTTGTCTTTGGGAGAAAGTAA
- a CDS encoding ABC transporter ATP-binding protein, translating into MNVIETYNLCKYYPNKKALDDLNLEVPEGVIFGYLGPNGAGKTTTIRVLLNLAKPTKGSAVILGEDITKSRKYLRWIGYLPDVPNFYNYFTAKEYLVTLCEIIGVDKKRVDEVLEMVDLKNEKKRIGTFSRGMKQRLGVAQALLPNPKLLILDEPTSSLDPQGRKEILDLIVSFRGEKTVFFSTHILADVERVCDRVGILKDGRLLLNDTLGNIKKKFSRRIIRLEVDNPLRIVEQIRREDFVEEVLEENQNSLILKVRDLEMAQRRIPEIIVKEGLSLMHFEVLEPTLEDIFFEVIS; encoded by the coding sequence ATGAATGTGATAGAAACGTATAATTTGTGCAAGTATTACCCAAATAAGAAGGCTTTAGATGATTTAAATTTGGAAGTTCCTGAGGGAGTAATCTTTGGGTATTTAGGGCCTAATGGGGCAGGTAAAACAACTACCATAAGGGTTCTTTTAAATCTCGCAAAACCTACAAAAGGTAGTGCTGTAATTTTGGGAGAAGATATAACTAAAAGTAGAAAATATTTGAGGTGGATAGGTTATCTTCCTGATGTACCTAATTTTTATAATTACTTTACTGCTAAAGAGTATTTAGTAACTCTTTGTGAAATAATAGGCGTAGACAAAAAGAGGGTAGATGAAGTTTTAGAGATGGTTGATCTTAAAAATGAAAAAAAGAGGATTGGGACTTTTTCAAGGGGAATGAAACAAAGGCTTGGAGTTGCTCAAGCCTTACTTCCAAATCCAAAACTCCTCATTTTGGATGAGCCAACTTCTTCGTTGGATCCTCAGGGAAGAAAAGAGATCCTTGATTTAATAGTTTCCTTTAGGGGAGAAAAAACAGTATTCTTTTCTACCCATATTCTTGCTGATGTAGAAAGAGTGTGTGATAGAGTGGGAATTTTAAAAGATGGAAGACTTCTATTAAATGATACTTTAGGGAATATTAAGAAAAAATTCTCAAGGAGAATCATAAGACTGGAAGTTGATAATCCCTTGAGAATAGTTGAGCAAATAAGGAGAGAAGATTTTGTTGAAGAAGTTTTAGAAGAAAATCAAAATTCTTTAATATTAAAAGTAAGAGATCTTGAAATGGCCCAAAGGAGAATTCCTGAAATTATTGTAAAAGAGGGCTTATCCCTTATGCATTTTGAGGTTTTGGAGCCAACCCTTGAAGATATATTTTTTGAGGTGATTTCATGA